A window of Diabrotica virgifera virgifera chromosome 9, PGI_DIABVI_V3a contains these coding sequences:
- the LOC126891787 gene encoding uncharacterized protein LOC126891787: protein MDSTYPSTSTSPTSTNSLPGACHLCSKIFKNVELRNRHIKRIHKTDVPPRTNNKMNQNHIICPLCDQETNFESHEKLRKHLQDCHQLSIELITFEFSSKQEYETWKDMQKIETSYACSKTKRGKEHKIMYYDCNRSDLHGYKPNYKIRTEKAGGSIRIKGVCPSRLACKLRDQGQVSVSYWKTHVGHKEELRTMHLSKAEEKTVVEKLMAGVPPTRILKDSRKLEVPQLDRLAVITSQDLRNLTKKYNIHKKRDQNDMIAAALKVQEWNANNKNYAFLFKKEGEDHDILRKEDFAVGFMNAVMEEKLLEFPNIICVDGTHGTNKKGLDLTILLVKDDRNAGFPVAFLLSNRLDQQIQEVFLDALKNKIQTEVNAEYFMSDDDPKYYNAWKKIMRQEPRRLLCTWHVVKNWNIRGKKKLQDPTLKAQMKNELRQIIREPDEDKFKELCDKYVSKLEEANEIEFVSYLKNHYLAEHRKKLWPYCYRRNAGINTNMAIESLNNLLKTNYLKRNAAVGIEKLLDTMDELVEEKMWTRIVDIIRPSANNYQDRLSIRAHKRAASMKGKLEELVKETAYGHYEVKSFKGMNILRYVNFRKVCESECKTLFCRVCKICIHRYWCSCDDYMVRNTLCQHVHLVRMYEERLGSNSVVDDAARCLGEMSTIKSRHEEEINEFVRGKLEQTNVTQEKTKRSLQQEYLINVLNGLDDQGFTEYIRRTQGILEEVNNKAKNITKKRKMETQEYFHSKKKKRTD, encoded by the exons ATGGATTCTACCTACCCATCTACTTCAACCAGTCCTACTTCAACAAATTCTCTTCCAGGAGCCTGCCATCTTTgcagcaaaatatttaaaaatgtggAATTACGAAATCGTCATATCAAAAGAATACACAAAACAGATGTTCCGCCTAGGACTAACAACAAAATGAATCAAAATCACATTATTTGTCCGTTATGTGATCAAGAAACTAATTTTGAAAGTCATGAGAAATTACGAAAACATCTCCAGGACTGCCACCAGCTGAGTATTGAACTAATAACTTTTGAATTTTCTAGCAAACAAGAATATGAGACATGGAAAGATATGCAGAAAATTGAGACAAGTTATGCATGTAGTAAAACAAAGCGTGGAAAGGAACATAAGATAATGTACTATGATTGCAATAGAAGTGACTTACATG GATATAAGCCCAACTATAAAATTAGGACAGAGAAAGCTGGTGGATCAATTAGAATAAAAGGAGTGTGCCCTTCCAGACTGGCTTGcaaactgagagaccaaggacAAGTTTCTGTCAGTTATTGGAAAACGCATGTTGGACATAAAGAAGAATTAAGAACAATGCATCTGTCAAAAGCAGAAGAAAaaacggttgtagaaaaattaatgGCTGGGGTGCCACCCACTAGAATTTTAAAAGATTCAAGAAAATTGGAAGTACCACAATTAGATAGACTTGCTGTAATAACAAGTCAGGATCTCAGAAATTTGACCAAAAAGTATAATATACACAAGAAACGAGATCAAAATGATATGATAGCAGCAGCCCTAAAGGTTCAGGAATGGAATGCTAACAAcaagaattatgctttcttattCAAGAAGGAAG gaGAAGATCATGATATATTGAGAAAAGAAGATTTTGCGGTAGGGTTCATGAATGCGGTGATGGAAGAGAAACTACTAGAATTCCCGAACATAATTTGTGTCGATGGGACACATGGGACAAATAAAAAAGGACTGGATTTGACGATTTTGCTGGTGAAAGACGATAGAAATGCTGGATTCCCTGTTGCGTTCCTTCTGTCAAATAGATTGGACCAACAAATTCAAGAAGTTTTTTTAG ATGCCCTCAAGAATAAGATACAGACAGAAGTTAATGCGGAATATTTCATGAGTGATGATGATCCTAAATATTATAATGCATGGAAGAAGATAATGAGACAAGAACCAAGGAGACTATTATGTACGTGGCATGTGGTGAAGAACTGGAACATTAGAGGAAAGAAAAAATTACAGGATCCAACTTTGAAGGCGCAAATGAAAAATGAACTCAGGCAGATTATTCGAGAACCAGATGAAGATAAATTTAAAGAACTATGTGACAAATATGTATCCAAACTAGAAGAGGCAAATGAGATAGAATTTGTCAGTTATCTGAAAAA TCATTACTTGGCTgaacacagaaaaaaattgtGGCCCTATTGTTACAGAAGAAATGCCGGGATTAATACCAACATGGCAATTGAATCACTCAACAATCTACTAAAGACGAATTACCTAAAGAGGAATGCAGCAGTGGGGATTGAGAAGCTACTGGATACAATGGATGAGCTAGTTGAAGAAAAAATGTGGACAAGGATAGTGGATATAATACGACCAAGCGCAAATAATTATCAAGACAGGCTTTCAATAAGAGCACACAAACGGGCAGCATCGATGAAAGGCAAACTAGAAGAACTGGTTAAGGAGACTGCATATGGCCATTATGAGGTAAAATCCTTTAAAGGTATGAATATATTACGTTATGTAAATTTTAGAAAAGTGTGTGAGAGTGAGTGTAAGACATTGTTTTGTAGAGTGTGTAAGATTTGTATTCACCGTTATTGGTGTAGTTGTGATGACTATATGGTGAGGAATACCTTGTGTCAGCATGTGCACTTGGTAAGAATGTATGAGGAGCGTTTGGGTAGTAACTCTGTTGTAGATGATGCTGCAAGGTGTTTAGGAGAAATGTCAACTATCAAATCAAGGCATGAGGAGGAAATTAATGAATTTGTCAGAGGGAAGCTAGAACAGACAAATGTGACCCAGGAAAAAACCAAAAGAAGTCTTCAACAGGAATATCTCATTAATGTGTTGAACGGATTAGATGACCAAGGTTTTACCGAATATATAAGGAGGACTCAAGGAATTCTGGAAGAAGTTAATAATAAGGCAAAGAACATTACGAAGAAGCGAAAAATGGAGACTCAGGAGtattttcattcaaaaaaaaaaaaaagaactgattaa